A stretch of the Microcebus murinus isolate Inina chromosome 6, M.murinus_Inina_mat1.0, whole genome shotgun sequence genome encodes the following:
- the CIPC gene encoding CLOCK-interacting pacemaker — protein sequence MERKNPLRESPRRLSAKLGKGTEMKKVARQLGMAAAESDKDSGFSDGSSECLSSAEQMESEDMLSALGWSREDRPRQNSKSANNAFPTLSPMVVMKNVLVKQGSSSSQLQSWTVQPSFEVISAQPQLLFLHPPVPSPVSLCHAGEKKSDSRNYLPILNSYTKIAPHPGKRGLSLSPEERGASGTQKKICTERLGPSLSSSEPTKTGAVPSGPSTPAPPSAKLAEDSALQGVPSLVAGGSPQTLQPVSSSHVAKAPSLTFASPASPVCASDSTLHGLESSSPLSPLPANYSSPLWAAEHLCRSPDIFSEPRQSRHRRFQNTLVVLHKSGLLEITLKTKELIRQNQATQVELDQLKEQTQLFIEATKTRAPQAWAKLQASLTSGSSHTGSDLEAFSDHPDI from the exons ATGGAGAGGAAAAACCCATTGAGAGAGAGCCCCAGAAGACTCTCGGCCAAACTaggcaaaggcacagagatgAAAAAAGTGGCTCGTCAACTCGGCATGGCTGCTGCTGAATCAGATAAGGACTCTGGATTTTCAG ATGGGAGCTCGGAATGCCTGAGCTCTGCAGAGCAGATGGAGTCTGAGGACATGCTGAGCGCCTTGGGCTGGAGCAGAGAAGACAGGCCAAGGCAGAACTCCAAAAGTGCAAACAATGCCTTCCCTACCCTGTCCCCCATGGTTGTCATGAAGAATGTGCTGGTCAAACAG GGCAGCAGCTCATCCCAGCTGCAGTCGTGGACCGTCCAGCCTTCCTTCGAAGTGATCTCCGCACAGCCACAGCTCTTATTCCTTCATCCACCTGTACCATCTCCTGTCAGCTTGTGTCATGCTGGCGAGAAAAAGTCGGACTCCAGGAACTACTTGCCCATTCTAAATTCTTACACCAAAATAGCCCCACACCCAGGCAAAAGGGGCCTTTCTCTCAGCCCAGAAGAAAGAGGAGCAAGTGGAACGCAGAAGAAAATCTGTACTGAGAGACTTGGGCCGAGCTTGTCTTCCAGTGAGCCAACCAAGACTGGTGCGGTCCCGTCGGGCCCCTCCACACCAGCACCACCCAGCGCCAAACTTGCGGAGGACTCAGCTCTGCAGGGTGTACCCTCCCTGGTGGCAGGTGGAAGTCCACAGACTCTTCAGCCGGTATCCAGCAGTCATGTGGCTAAAGCCCCGAGTCTGACCTTCGCTTCCCCCGCCAGTCCTGTCTGCGCATCAGACAGCACTCTACACGGGTTAGAGAGCAGCTCTCCTCTTTCACCGCTGCCAGCTAATTATAGCTCACCTTTGTGGGCCGCGGAGCACCTCTGCCGCAGCCCAGATATCTTTTCAGAGCCACGGCAGAGCAGACATAGGCGCTTTCAGAATACCCTAGTAGTTCTTCACAAATCTGGTTTGCTGGAGATCACTTTGAAAACCAAGGAGTTGATCCGTCAGAACCAGGCAACTCAGGTGGAACTAGACCAGCTAAAGGAGCAAACCCAGCTGTTTATAGAGGCCACCAAGACCAGGGCCCCTCAGGCTTGGGCCAAGCTGCAGGCATCTTTAACATCTGGGTCCAGTCATACTGGCAGTGACCTAGAAGCATTCTCTGACCACCCAGACATATAG